A part of Streptomyces sp. NBC_01235 genomic DNA contains:
- a CDS encoding vWA domain-containing protein — protein sequence MVAISLTKVQETAPALVNLYKSAGVSLTKHGLDGQRAAVYLVVDYSGSMKPYYQDGSVQALADRVLGLSAHLDDDGRVPVVFFSTDVDAVTDIALADHQGRVDRIVAGLGHMGKTSYHLAMDAVIDHYLDSGSTHPALVVFQTDGGPINKLAAERYLCKASKLPLFWQFIGFGDRGSKQFDFLRKLDELPVPGKRAVDNAGFFHAGSDPAKVADTELYDRLVGEFPKWLVAARAAGIVRP from the coding sequence ATGGTCGCGATCAGTCTCACCAAGGTCCAGGAGACCGCACCCGCGCTGGTCAACCTGTACAAGAGCGCCGGGGTTTCTCTCACCAAGCACGGTCTCGACGGGCAACGGGCCGCCGTCTATCTCGTCGTCGACTACTCGGGGTCGATGAAGCCGTACTACCAGGACGGCAGTGTGCAGGCGCTCGCCGACCGGGTGCTGGGGCTGTCCGCGCATCTCGACGACGACGGCCGGGTGCCGGTCGTCTTCTTCTCCACCGACGTCGACGCCGTCACCGACATCGCCCTCGCCGACCACCAGGGGCGGGTGGACCGCATCGTGGCCGGACTCGGACACATGGGCAAGACCAGCTACCACCTCGCCATGGACGCCGTCATCGACCACTACCTCGACAGCGGGTCGACGCACCCGGCGCTCGTCGTCTTCCAGACCGACGGCGGCCCCATCAACAAGCTCGCCGCGGAACGCTATCTGTGCAAGGCGTCGAAGCTGCCGCTGTTCTGGCAGTTCATCGGTTTCGGCGACCGGGGCAGCAAGCAGTTCGACTTCCTGCGCAAGCTCGACGAACTGCCCGTGCCGGGGAAGCGGGCGGTCGACAACGCCGGGTTCTTCCACGCCGGTTCGGATCCGGCGAAGGTGGCGGACACGGAGCTGTACGACCGGCTGGTGGGGGAGTTCCCGAAGTGGCTGGTGGCCGCACGGGCGGCGGGGATCGTACGGCCGTAG